The genomic DNA CGTTATCGGCGCGTCCTTCGCTAGGTCCCTGGCGTGGGAGGCCACCTCGGACTTCGAGACCCTCATGTACTCGATGAAAGCCTCAGCCGCCACGTCAAGGGGGACGTCCCGCATGCACGCCTCCTTCAGAGTCCAGACAAGGCTGGCTATGCTTCCCATCGTTGGATTGGCGCTCATCAGGACCCCCTCTAGCTCGTAGATTTGCTCACAGCTGGCCCTCCCTGACCTAGCGTCATCGATCACCGCCTTGGCCAGTGTCTCGGCTGACCAGGAGGCCCCCCTTACCTGTTCCCTGGAGACAAGAGCCACGGCCTCGTTAACAGACTCGAGCAAGGTCCCCCCAAGATAAGTTACATTAAGGTCTATAACTGCGTTAAGCAGAAGGTCATTTCAAAGGCCCTTTACAGGCTAAGGACCTCAAGAACCTTTAAATAACGGACCTGGATACCGTATCCAGGGATCGGCTTTGAGCTCTGTTCAAAGGGGCCTGTCGGCAGCCCTTGTGGTGCTTTTAGTAGTAGCTATTTTGCTCTCTGCTTACAATACCGTTCAGCTCGCCCAGCTTGAGAGGCAGGTGAGGAGTGTCAGCTCAAGTGTAGGCTCGTTAAACTCCACGATTCAGGGCGTCAGCTCAAGGGTTAGCTCACTAAATTCCACTATCCAGGGCTCCATAGCTAATGTCAATAGGCTGTCGGAGGTGGCCTCAGCCCTTGGCTCGGAGCTCTCCGAGCTTAACGCGACCCTGTCAGGCCGCATAGCCTCGCTGGAGAGCCAGCTGACGCAACTTGAGAGTGAAGTTAGGTTCCCTGTCACCATAGTTGACGCCCTTAACAGGACCGTGGTGATACCCTCAATGCCCATGAGGATAGTTACCCTAGACCCCGCCGCGACCGAGATAACCTTAGCAGTGGGGGCCGGCGGCCAGCTTGTAGCCGTTGACAATGACAGCGTCCTGTACCTGCCGCCCCCGTTTAACGACACAGTTCACGAGATGGTGGCCAACGGCTCCCTGAAGGTCATCAGCAGCACGTACTCCTCCCCTGACATTGAGCAGATAATGGCCCTCAGCCCTGACCTTGTCATCGGCACCGCGGGGTGGGGCTACAACAACTACATAGCGTCAACCCTGGCCAGCTACGGAATACCTGTACTGCTCCTCCCGTCCTCTGAGTCCCTTGAGGACGTGTACAGGGCCGTGATAATGGTCGGCGAGGCGACGGGTCACGTTAACAACGCGGTAAAGCTCGTCGAGTCCATGTCGGCTCAGATAACAGCTGTCGAGAGATCCCTTGAGAACGTAAGCTACGTCAACGTTACCGTGATCCTCTGGATAAACCCCACCTATGTAGCTGGGGGAGGCACGTTCATAAATGACATGATGACGCTGGCCGGGGGAGTCAACGTGTTCCAGAACCTCAGCGGCTGGCCAGTCATAAGCTCTGAGGACCTGCTTCAGGCGAACCCCAGCGTCATAATACTCGTGAGCAACGGAGGCCTCTTCAACGCCAGCTCGCTCTACCAGTGGCTTAACTCAACCATAGGGCCAGCCTACGTCAACATAGCGGCGATCAAGTACGGCAGGGTCTACGTTATAGGGGGCTGGTACGAGAGCGTGATGAGTGAGCCCGCCGTGCTGACCCCCATGGCTGTTAAGCTCCTGGCAATTATACTTCACCCGCAGGCCTTCAACCTGACGTCAGTTCCTCAGCTGATAACGCCTTCAACCCTCAGCCCATCGCTCCTCACAAACCAGGGGTAGGCTTTGAGGGCTGAGCGCCTCACGCTAACGCTGATCGCTATTTCCTTGCCCCTCTCAGTCCTGCTTTCTTTATCTATAGGCCCGTACAGGTCGGTCGACTTCCCTGTGGTCGTAGCCGCCCTCGTGGGCCTGCCGGTTAGCAGGCTCAGCCTTGACGTCCTTACCTACAGGGCCGTCAGGACCCTGGCGGCCGGCGTCCTGGGCGCTGGCCTCGCAGTCTCAGGCTCGACGCTTCAGTTCACGCTCCGGAACCCCCTCGCTGACCCATACCTGGCAGGAGTGGCCAGCGGCTCGCTCCTCGGGGTAACCCTGGCGCTCCTCTGGGGGAGGGCCTCGTTCTGGGACCTCTACGCTGCCGCCATAGCTGGGGGCCTCCTGACCCTCTCGGCCGTGATCACGATATCGGGCCTGGCGGGCGGGGGCGCGGTCACCCTTCTCGTGGTCGGGGTGGCCTTCTCATATGTGCTGAGCGGACTCACGATGTTCTTCATGATAATGCTTGGGCCCAGGCTGCCAGGAGCGCTCTACTGGATGTTCGGCAGCGTGGCATTCATGACGCTGCCCCTTGTTGAGAGGACCCTCGTCATCTTGGTCCCCGCAGCGGCTGCGCTGGCCGCGCTGTCACGCCCCCTTAACTCCCTGCTCTTAGGTGATGAGGTAGCGAGGGCCATAGGCGTCAGGGTGAGGCTCGTGAGGCTCAGCTCCTTCGCGCTCGCCTCGCTGATAACAGCAGCCCTGGTCTCAATGGCGGGGCCCGTGGGCTTCATAGGCCTGGTGGCGCCGTGGCTTGCCAAGAGGTCCTTCGGCGTCAGGTTCTCAACAGTTCTCTGGGCCTCGGCTGCCATGGGGGCCGAGATAGCCGTCCTAAGTGATGTGATTGCCAGGCTCGTCCTGTTCCCATCCGAGGCCCCACTGACGGCCGTCACGAGCGTCTTCGGGGCCCCTCTGCTGGTCTACATTTTGATTAAGTCAAGAGGGGAGTAGCTTGCCGTGCATAGCGGCAAAAGAGCTCACATTTAAGGTCAAGGGTAAGGTGATAGTTAAGGACTTATCAGCCGAGCTGTGCGGGGGCCTTAATGTAGTGCTGGGTCCCAACGGCGCTGGCAAGACCACGCTGTTGAGGCTCTTCGCCGGCGTCCTCAGGCCCACGCAAGGTTCCGTGCTCATTGACGGCGCGCCTCCAGACAAGGTCAGGGCCCGCATCTCATATGTGCCTGCCCAGCTTTCCCTGGACCCCATGACTAGAGTCGTTGACCTAGCCGAGGCCATTAACTACGGCAAGGACGGGTCATGGCGTAAGCGCCTAAGGGAGTACCTGTCAACCCTTGGGATAGAGTGGGCCGCCGAGAGGAGGTTCAGCACGCTGAGCAGCGGCGAGCAGAGGCTGGCCACCATAGCGGCGGCGCTTTCGAGGGGAGGTGACGTGATAATAGCTGATGAACCAACGGAGTTCCTTGACGTCAGCAACCGCGCTAAGGTCTTTGCGCTTTTCAGGGGGCTGGTCAACAAAGGCGCCCTGGTGATAATTGCAACGCACGACGTTAGGCGCGCAGGCCAAGCCGACAGGGTGCTGGTCCTCAGCAGGGGCGTCGTTACGTTCGCCGGCCAGCCCGGGGAGGGACTCGTGGAGGCCCTCAGCAAGGCCTACGGCGTTGATGCAAAGACTCTGCTGGAGGCTTAGGGAAGCGTTCTGCGTAAGCCGTTCTCTTTGAAACGTACCTAAGCTTATAAAGGGTTTCTGCAACAGCCCCTTGGGACCTGGAATGGTGTCTTTCAAGAGGTATGAGCTTCCTCCCTTGCCTTACCCCTACGACGCGTTGGAGCCTGTGATAAGCAAGGAGACCCTGACCTATCACCATGATAAGCACCACCTGGGCTACGTGAACGGCGCCAACGCAGCCCTTGACAAGCTCGAGAAGTACCTGAACGGGCAGGTCGAAAGCCTTGACGTCAGGGCCGTCCTAAGGGACTTCGAGTTCAACTACGGGGGGCACCTGCTTCACACGCTCTACTGGCTTAACATGGCCCCCAGGGGGAAGGGCGGGGGGAAGCCTGGCGGCGCCATAGCAGATGCCATAAATAAGTACTTCGGCGGCTTCGAGAAGTTCCAGAAGCTCTTCGGCGACGCGGCCAAGAACGTTGAGGGCGTTGGGTGGGCCATACTGGCCTACGACCCCATCACCGGCGAGCTGAGGATACTCCAGGTGGAGAAGCACAACAACGTCGTCACGACGAACCTGATACCGCTCCTAACAGTCGACGTCTTTGAGCACGCCTACTACATAGACTACAGGAACGACAGGGCCAAGTACGTTGACAGCTGGTGGAGCCTAGTCAACTGGGACGACGTGGAGGCCAGGTACCAGAAGGCGCTCAACGCGCCCAAGTTCATACTTTGAACCTGAAACTTCCTTTTTTCTACATATTTACGGGACTTTATAGCTTTCTTCTGGAAGCCTCAAACGTGAGGTGGGAAAGTGACAGTAAAGGTCTGGATTGAACCCCGCGAGAACTGCATAGCTGACATGGTGTGCGTCAGCCTATGCCCCGACGTGTTCGAGATGAACGAGCTTGACGGCAAGGCCGAGATAGTCCCCAAGTGGAGGGCTGACCCCGACAACAAGCAGCAGGGAAGCAGAAGCGAGGGCGACCCGCCCGATGAGTATGAGGACTGCATTGAGGCGGCCGCTAACAGCTGCCCGACCCAGATAATTCACTATCAGGGTTCTAAGGGGTCACACTAAGACAGCTCTCCTAAAGCTAACCCATAAATCGCCACAGCTGACCTGCTTATCATGAACTAATGACGTGTTTTATAGCGCCTGAGGGCTTGCCTCTCTGCCCTGAGTCCCCCGCTTAGGGTCCCCTCTGACAAGACTCTGACCGCAACGCCGAGGGCCTTAAGAGATGGCAGTCAGGGTCACCACCTACGGGGCCATAGCCAAGGCCCTCAGCATATCGCCCATGGCTGTGGCCAGGGCGCCTAGCGAGAACCCAAGGCTGATAGAGAGCCGTGTCATAGGGTCATAACGTTAACAGCAGGCTAGGCGGCTACCCTTCAGTGAGCCTGAGGTGAAGAGGGGGCTCCTGAAGCCTGAGGGCATGAGGTTTAAGAAGTTGAACAGGTCGCTGAAGGAGCACATCACTAGGACCAAGCATAGATAAAAGTTTATGATCTGCGCTCAATAATATGTAAGACCGTTAACTAATAAGGTAGTTAGCTAATAAGTGGGTGAGATACGTGAGCGCGGCCAAGAAGTCAACGTCGTTTGCAGTGATGGCTGCAGTGGTGACCATGGCCACCTTTGGGGCCAGGGCCTCGAACAACATGATAGCGACGACCATGCCCCTTCTGGCACATCACCTCTTCAACTTCAACGGCCTCGAGGTAGGGCTACTCGCCATGGCGTTCATGGGCAGCACCTTCATATCAACCAGCTTCATAAACGCAAGGCTGCCCGCGAGAAGCAGGAGGAGGTTCTTCATAGCATCAGCTATGGCCTACGCCGTCCTCTTTCCGTTCTACTCAAAGTCCAACCCAATTACGATATGGGCGCTGGCCGTGGCCGCAGGGGCCGTGCTTGGGCCGATAATGCCTAATATAATGACATCGGCAGGCGCGATCAGCGACCCAAGGCAGAGGGAGAGGCTGCTCACAATATACACCCTTGCCCTCAGCACCTCCCTCCTCATAGGCCCTGCCATAGACTCTGTAATAGTTAAATACGTTGGACTCAAGGCCTCCTTTATCTTCTTTGAGCCCATAGCAGCCCTCGTTGCCGCCACTGCGCCTCTGGTCAGGTTCCCCGAGGAAGGGCGCCCTACCGATGGCTCGGCCAGGCCCAAGGTGACCTCAATACTTACCAACAACGGGTTCATCGCCGCCTCGCTTAACAACCTTACGTACTCTGTTCCCTTCGCCTTCATAACGAGCTTCGCTGGCCTCTATGCTGAGTACAGGTTCCACGTAAGCAGCTCCTTGGCGCTTCTGCTGTACTCGCTTTTCTACTCAACCTCGTTCTTAGGCAGGCTCGTACTAGCCATAAGGCCGCCCTACAACATAGTGAGGCTCATGACGCTCTCCTCGACCCTCACGCTGATAGGCCTCGTAGCCGCCTGGGCCTCGCCTACCATACTGGTTTACATGGTTGCCCTGCTCATCCTTGGAATTCCGCACGGGCTTACGTACACGCTGAGCGTCATATCAATATCTAGGACCTTCGACCTAAGGAGCCTCAACGCCGCTAACAGCTACTTCTTCTCGATAATGATGATTATCGGCTCTGGGCTGCCGGCCGCCCTTGGAGCTATGGTCACCGCCGCCGGCTACCAGGCCACAATACTAAGCATTGTACCCATAGTGGCTGTTATCTTCGGCGCTACCATGTTCTTCGCCAGGAGGGCCTCGGCGGCACTTATCAGGCCTCTCATGGCCGCTGCAGGTACGTAGTCTAACTTTCATATCACTACGACAAAGGGCTACAGTTAACTACGCGAGGGCGTTACGGCTTCGTTTCAGCGCTTCCTCGGGAGGCAGCTGAGGAGGCCTTCACGGCCTCGCCGAGGGCCTTAAGCAGGGTCAGAAGCACGACGCCCGCGTATATTACGTCAGGGTCTGACATGGCCCTCATGAGGTCAGAGACGTTGGGTGACGTGGCTGCCTGAAGCCCCTTCCTGAACCCCTCTGCGGTCTTCTTTATGATGTCAAGGATCTGCGGATCCCCGAGGGCCTTTGAGACCTCTAGCGCTACTGCAGCGATGCCCTTAAGTGACCTAATGGCGTCCTCTGTCATCCTTGCAACCTCCTCAGGGGGCAGCTCCTTCACTATCGTGTCGCTGACCGCCTGCATAGTCCTGTTCATCCAGTCAACGAGCTTTGAGTAGGGAACTTCGCTGCCCTGTGCTGAGAGGGCCTTGAGGACCTGAGGCATGGCCTCAATGAGCGACGCTATGAAGACGCCTATTGAGACTCCGAGGGCCCTTGCGGCCTCCTCCAGCTCCCCACGGCTCTCCCCTGATCCCGCTGACAAGCCTGGGATCCCCATTTGCTTTAAGGCCTAGGACCAATATTAATTCCTGAGCATCATGAAGGAGGCTAAGATATTTGAGGAAGTCTACGAAGTGGTCTCCTGCATACCCAGGGGTAAGGTAACCACGTATGCTGTCATAGCCTCCTGCGTGGGTACGCACCCCCGCGTCGTGGCCATGGCCCTCAAGAGGAACCCGAGGCCTATTGAGATACCTTGCCACAGGGTGATCAGGTCAGACAGGAGCATAGGGGGCTACACGCCCGGGGGGCCTGAGGTCAAGAGGGCCCTGCTGAAGGAGGAGGGAATAAGATTTGACCGTGACGGAAGGGTCCTAGAGGAGTTCGTGATCAGGGACCCGCAGCAGCTCTGCGGCTCTCAGAATAGGTAAAATAAGGAAGAGTTCGGCCTTCATCGTGACCATTACTTACTTGGCCTCATCACTCCTCCCCTCCCCACGCCTAGGTTAGGGAGCATGGGCTCCCAGCCACGACATGGGGAGTTTCATTGGGCGCCTCCTCCGCCTCGCGACTGCTCATAGGCTTCACGGTGGCGCCCTCCGACTTAACGTCAGCGTAAAAGCTTATAGAAGTTGATTAGGCGTACGCCTCAGCCTGCTTAATAGCGTTAAGGGGGTTAGAAGTGATTAAAAATAACGAGTAGTTACGTAAAAATGTTACAGACTCAAGGGCCGGCGGAGGGTCTCACGCGTGAGCGGATATGCGGCAACACCCACCGACATGCCAGATGTCATATATAGGCCTGAAAAGCATGGCGTAGAGCACGTAGTAGTCTCCGACAGTCAGACGCTGGCCTCAAGGCTTGGGCTCTACAGGATTATACTGGACGACCCCAAGCTCCTCCCCATGCCGAGGGGCTGCGCTCAAGGGGGTGTACATAATTGAGGGCCCTCATCGTATCTGCTCCGACGCTCGACGAGATAGAGTTCGAGGTCGAGAGGAGAACGGTCAAGCTGCCAGGAGGGCCTGCCCTGTTTGCTGGGCTCGCGCTGAGAAGGCTGGGCTACGAAGTCTGCTGTGTTGGCCCCTTCGGACTGAGGGTCAAGGACACCGTCCTGTTTGAGCAGTCCCTCGGCATAACCCGTGTCTGCTGCGAGAGACCTGACGAGGGCTACGTGATGCACCACACGTATGCGGCCAGCGGTGAAAGGAGGACAAAGGTGGCCTCCAGGGCCTCCCCGCTCGCTGCCGAGGAGGTAAGGTCAGCTGTCCTTAGGTGTAGACCCGACCTGGTCTTAGTCTCGCCGAACTTTGACGAGGTACCCCTTGAGGCGCTCAGCGTTATAGGCTCACCCCTGATCACCGTCCTTGACATCCAGGGCTACGCCAGGTCGCTGGGCGAGGGCTGGTGGAACAGGATACCGCCGGGGTCGGCCAGGCTTGTTCACATGTCCGATGACGATGGTCCCCTGCCAGTCGCGAGGAGGCTCTCCCAGAGGTTTGAGGCGGTGATGTACACGCTGGGCCCCGGAGGGGCAGTGCTCTTCTCTGGCGGCGTGGCCACGGCGATGCCTGCCAGAGGGCCAAGACTTAAGGACAGGACAGGGGCTGGTGACATCATAACGGCGCTGGTGTCGCATTACTACATAGCTGAGGGCCTGGCCCTTGAGGAAGCCTACGAGGCCTCACAGGAGCTCTTCATGAAGATCGTCGAGGAGGCGGCGACCCTGAGGTCGCGAGCCTTTTTAAGCCAAGGCTGACTTGACAAAGGTGGTATAAGGCCCTTGGCTTCCTTGGGCTTCATAGCGGTCGGCGGCACTCTCAGTGTAGTCAGCGGCCTAATAGCCTTAGCCGTGAGCTTCGCGGCCTACCGCTACCTTAAGATCGGAGACGTGGGCCTGCTCACCTACCTAAGCCTCAGCTTCACGTTCCTCGGGGTCGGCCTTATGCTACAGGGCGCTATGAGCCTAATACTGGGGCTCAGGCTCGGTAACGTCTATGAGGACGCCAGGCTGATGTACTTCATGGGCATTACGTACCTCATGGTGGAGAACCTGGCCTACCTGCTACTAGTCATCGGCTACACCCGCGAGACCTTCTGGAGGGGGGCCTCGTCCCTTGCGCCGCTCATAATAATAACGCCAAGTCAGCTGAGGAGGTACTTCCTCTTGGGTCACCTCGTCTTTGACGCCTCTCAGGTCCTCTCTATACTCCTCCTCATGATAATTCTGTTCGAGGGCTTCCTGCTCTCTACAAGGTCTGGCAGCTCGTTCTCAAGGCTGGTCCTCCTGGCCTTCACCGTACTGCTGTTAGCTCACGTGACGATGCTCTACGCCTCGGCCACCATGACTCCGTTTTACTATATAGTTGGCGAGCTGGTGCAGTTCGCGTCGTTCTTACTCTTGCTGGCGTTCCTGATAAGGTGGTACAGGGTTGAGTAGAGCGCCTCCAAGAAGCAGGCTTAGGATATACTTTGACGTGCTCAGGAGCATAGAGAAGGAGGGCGGAAGGGCCAGGTTCTCCCACGTGCTGTCTGAGTCGAACGTGCCCTACGAGAGGTTCCTGGCCTACCTAGCCGAGCTTGAGGAGAGGGGGCTCGTGATTGAGGAGAGGAGCGAGGACGGCAACTACCTGGTCCTGACAGAACAGGGAAGGGACTTCCTGAGGGAGCTCAAGAGGATGGATTACTTCTTAAGGGGCTTTGGACTCTCCCTCTAGGAGCTGCCTTGTGCAGGATGTTAGCCATAAAGCGTGATGGCCCGGAGGAAGTAAGTTTATTACTTGAGGCCCTGGCCAAGGCCGCTCAACATGACGTCTTCGACAACATGAGCTCTCACGCCGACGGCTGGGGTGTTTACGCCATAGGCGACCAAGGGGCGCTTCACTACAGGTCCCTGACCCCTGCGTGGGAGGACCCCACCTACGCCCTCATAGCTAAGACAGCAGGCAGCTTCAAGGCGATGATAGTGCACGCGAGGATGGCCTCGAGAGGCGAGCCCAAGGGGAGCCCGCTGTTCTCGCAGCCATTCCTTGTGCAGGTTAATGAAAGGTATGTAGCGCTGGCCCATAACGGAAGCGTCAACAAGGCGAGGCTGGCTGAATGGCTGGGGTTTAGAGTTGACCTGAGCTACGTCACAGACTCCGAGCTACTGGCGCTCGCGGCCTCTAAGGTTGACTTCAGCAGCGCCGCCGAGCTTGTCGAGAGGCTGAGGGAGATCGTTATGAAGGCCAACGCGGCGAAGGGCGCCCTGAACCTCCTGGCAATGGTCGTCGACCCCAGGTCGGCTAGCGTCTCCCTTGCATGCCTTGAGGAGCACCCACAGGTCAATGAAAAATATTATGCTATGTTCTCCTTCAGCAGAGGTTACTTCAAGGCCTTTATGTCATCAACCGTCGCTTACTACGCAGGCCTGATAAAGTCAGATCTCTCTGTAGACTCAGATTACGTGAACAGGTGCACCCCAGGAGAGGTTGTAGAGGCCTAGCTCGTTAAGCATGGACCGCGAGTCCACACGTCTTAAAATAACTTTAACCTTATTTATGTCAAACTGAAGACAATTGACCCTTGTAGGACTACGAAGCGAGGCCGAGCGAGAACCAACGCGTGACGAGCTGAGCTTGTCAGTTGGCCAAGGCCTTGACGGACACCTTAAGGTCCTGCTGGTAGCCGAGGTTGATCCTAGGATCAGGGGCCTCAGGAGGGGGCCACAGCTCAGAGTCAAGTACGCCCCTGCGACCGTGAAGTACTACCTCCCTAACAACATAACGAGGCTTTACATGGCGCCCCCCAGCTATGAGGCCTTATCACCGCTGGACAGCCTCAGGGCCCTTGTAAGGCAGGCAGCCCGTCTTCTAAGAGAGCCCATCGGAAAGGGCCTAGACCTAGCCCACACGTTCTTTGTGGACTTCACAAGGTTTGCAATACCATGCGTCCACGAGGCTGACCAAAGCCCAGGACAATACCTAGAGGGCTACCTCAAGGTCGACGGCGCGGCCAGGAAGCTGCTGTCAGAGCTTATCAAGGTGAAGCTTAGCACCTGTAAGGCGGTAATTACGTGGACTTCATGGGCCGCCAAGGGCTTCATAGCCGACGGGTTTGACAGGTCAAGAGTATACGTGGTGCCCCCTCCGCTTGAGGCCATGGCTGCAAAGGGTCACAGGGGCGTTAACGTGCTCATCGTTGCAAGGGACCCCTACAGGAAGGGCCTTGACATAGCTTTAGAGGCCTTCATGAAGGCCTCAAGGGGCGTAGAGGACGCCAGGCTGACAGTAATAGGCCCACTTAAGTCTCTAGGCCTGCCCAGGAGCGTGAGGGTTCTGACGCGTGTCGAGGACGATGTACTTCATGACACAATAATGCCGACTATAGACATAGTCTTAGCGCCAAGCCGCTCTGATGCCTACAACCTCACGGTCCTTGAGGCCATGGCACATGGCGCCGTTCCAGTGGTTTCTAGCGCCGGAGGCCTACCTGAGCTGGTCTCCGACAGCGGCTTCGTGACGGAAATTGACGACGTCAGCTCGGTCACGAAGTCCCTTGAAGCCCTCATACTTGATGACAAGCTGAGGGGCAAACTGTCGAGGAGAGCAGTAGAGATAGTGAAGGAGAGGCACAACCCTGAGACTATCGGTTACAGGCTTTTAGAGGTCTACAGGAAGGCGCTTGAGGAGGACTAAAGCCTCTTGAGGAAGGAGGCCCTGGCCTTAACCGCCTCAACGGCCTCCATAAGGTTCTCAACGGCCATACTTCAGGCGGTCACACCGCTCTTCCTAGCCCTAACTGGGTTCAAGCTGGCCAATGTGGCCCTGTTCACCATCATCCTATGGGCCTCAATCACGGTGGGGTCCATAGTGGCTGCCCTGATCAGGGAGCCGAGATACGTTGGTTTCGCAGGGCTAGTCCTGCTGGGCATAGGCCTTCTGCTACTTTACATATCCCCCTCCGCCGCAATGTTAGCTGTACCCCTCTCTGGCATAGGGTCCGGCATAGCTAGCTCCGTTCTCGCACCGCTGCTTCACAAAATGTCATCTGTCGAAAGACCCTTTGAGGGGGTTGCGAGCTACTCGCTGGCCCTCTCTATAGGCCTGGTCGCAGCCATGGCCTTTACGTCAATCCTGTCGCTTAGAGGCCTCACAATGGCCTTCCTGGGCGCTGCGGTCGTCTCCGTGTCGATAGCGGTCTTCCTTGTAGCCTACAGGGTTGAGCTGCCCCGTGTGAGGGTTGAGCTGCCCTCTATAGACGACGCAGTTATGATGTTCAAAGTGAAGCCGTTCGCGAAGGCCTTCACCTCAAACTTCGCCTACTCCCTGATATTGCCTCTAGTCCTTTCCTATTGGCCCCTTTACTCCTCCAAGGTGATTTACCTGCCTGTCGCTACCTCCTTTGCCCTCCTCTCCGCGCTGTTCCTCGTGTCAGGCACTATAAGGGGACTCTCGATGGGCCTCAGAAGCGTTGAAGGGTCGCAGAAGCTGGCCGTGATGGCACTTGTGATCTCGGTGGCCCTGCTGGCTACCAGAAGTGAGATACTGAGCGTAATAGGCCTGCTTCTGTTCTCCGTGCCTCACGCCCTGGTGTACCCTACGACGCTCTATCAGGCCATGACATCCTCACGGTCAGAGGTCAAGGCTAACTACGTCTTCTCCCTCTCATCAGGCGCGGCTGAAGTCCTGTCACCCATGCTCGCTGGGCTAGTCATAACCGGCTGGGGGCTTGAAGCCCTCTACGTGGTGGCCGTTCCCTTGGCCCTGGCTTCAATGATCGCGTCATACGCTTAAGCTGAAATAGCGATGGATCAGCCTACTAGAGGGACGTTAAGTGGAGCCAGAGGAGCTCAGGGAGTTGGCTGTTGAGCTGGCCGAGGAGGCCTCCAGGTTTCTCATAAGCATGTGGTGTAGCGAGCTAACGGAGGTGGTTAAGGGTGATACCATTAGGGCTGACCTGAAGGCTGAAGAGATAATAGCTGAGAGGCTTAGGTCAAGGCTCAAGGAGTACACCCTGGTCTCTGAGGAGAGCGGCCGCACGGGCTCGGGCGGCTATGTATTTGTGGTGGACCCCCTCGACGGAAGCCTAAATTATGAACACTGCATACCGTGGTCCTCCGTCTCAGTGGCCATAGCGAGGCCGGGCTCCAGTAGGTTAAGCGAGGTGGTGGCAGGCGCGATATCCCAGCTTGGCGGGCCCACGCTCTCCTTCGCCAGAGGACAGGGTTGTTATGTAAATGATGAGAGGGTCAGCCCGAGGCCCCAGCCCAGGAATGTAGTGTTCACCTACGTTGAGTCCCTGGAGGACGCAATAAGGGTAGCGAGGCT from uncultured Acidilobus sp. JCHS includes the following:
- a CDS encoding Glycosyltransferase; translated protein: MSVGQGLDGHLKVLLVAEVDPRIRGLRRGPQLRVKYAPATVKYYLPNNITRLYMAPPSYEALSPLDSLRALVRQAARLLREPIGKGLDLAHTFFVDFTRFAIPCVHEADQSPGQYLEGYLKVDGAARKLLSELIKVKLSTCKAVITWTSWAAKGFIADGFDRSRVYVVPPPLEAMAAKGHRGVNVLIVARDPYRKGLDIALEAFMKASRGVEDARLTVIGPLKSLGLPRSVRVLTRVEDDVLHDTIMPTIDIVLAPSRSDAYNLTVLEAMAHGAVPVVSSAGGLPELVSDSGFVTEIDDVSSVTKSLEALILDDKLRGKLSRRAVEIVKERHNPETIGYRLLEVYRKALEED
- a CDS encoding Archaeal fructose-1,6-bisphosphatase and related enzymes of inositol monophosphatase family — protein: MEPEELRELAVELAEEASRFLISMWCSELTEVVKGDTIRADLKAEEIIAERLRSRLKEYTLVSEESGRTGSGGYVFVVDPLDGSLNYEHCIPWSSVSVAIARPGSSRLSEVVAGAISQLGGPTLSFARGQGCYVNDERVSPRPQPRNVVFTYVESLEDAIRVARLFNSIKGLKLRSLGSAALEIAMVGLGRGLAYVDLRKKLRNVDAAAAIGLARECGARAVDASGNDVDVEISDVRPLGDLIVAHEGDLNLVLRALS